The Raphanus sativus cultivar WK10039 chromosome 2, ASM80110v3, whole genome shotgun sequence genome includes a region encoding these proteins:
- the LOC108835487 gene encoding inorganic pyrophosphatase 1 produces MAYNSNNKNNIVVVFDFDKTIIDVDSDNWVVDGLGFTDLFNQLLPTMPWNTLMDRMMKELHDQGKTIEEIKEVLKTIPIHPRVVPAIKSAHALGCELRIVSDANMFFIETIVEHLGISEYFSEINSNPGFVDEHDTLRISPYHDFTNSSHGCSHRTCPPNMCKGLIIERIQESLAKEGKKKMIYLGDGAGDYCPTLKLKSEDYAMPRKNFPVWDLISQNPMLVKSAIREWTDGESLERILIGTIEEILLEEENEKKMLTNAENNCKMQNISVGINVHHEPIMPRALRVSQSG; encoded by the exons ATGGCTTACAATagcaacaacaagaacaacatTGTCGTTGTGTTCGACTTCGACAAGACAATCATCGACGTCGATAGCGACAATTGGGTGGTTGATGGACTTGGCTTCACTGATTTGTTCAATCAACTTCTGCCTACCATGCCTTGGAACACACTCATG GACCGTATGATGAAAGAGCTTCATGATCAAGGCAAAACCATTGAAGAGATCAAAGAAGTTCTAAAAACAATCCCTATCCATCCACGAGTCGTCCCTGCCATCAAATCTGCCCATGCTTTAGG GTGTGAGCTTAGGATAGTAAGCGACGCCAACATGTTCTTCATCGAAACCATCGTTGAGCATCTCGGGATTAGTGAATACTTCTCTGAGATCAACTCGAACCCAGGGTTCGTCGATGAGCATGACACGTTGAGAATTTCTCCTTACCATGATTTCACCAACTCATCTCATGGTTGCTCTCATCGCACGTGCCCTCCTAACATGTGCAAG gGATTGATCATTGAGAGGATTCAAGAATCACTAGCTAAAGaaggaaagaagaagatgatctaCCTTGGAGATGGAGCTGGTGATTACTGTCCAACTTTAAAACTAAAGTCTGAAGATTACGCGATGCCACGTAAGAATTTCCCGGTTTGGGATCTGATTAGTCAAAACCCGATGCTGGTTAAATCAGCTATTAGAGAATGGACCGATGGTGAAAGCTTGGAGAGGATCTTAATAGGAACCATCGAGGAGATTCTATTGGAGGAAGAGAACGAGAAGAAGATGTTGACTAATGCGGAGAATAACTGCAAGATGCAGAACATCTCTGTCGGGATTAATGTTCATCATGAGCCAATAATGCCCCGTGCTCTTCGAGTTTCTCAGTCCGGTTAA